The DNA segment AACACCATCTTTTCTAAGCGCTCTTTTGCGTTTTTTAGACTTTTTAGTAAGAATGTGACGTTTAAAAGCTTTTTGGAAGGTGATCTCGCCTGTGCCTGTCACCTTGAAGCGCTTTTTTGCGCTGGAGTTTGTTTTTACTTTTGGCATGTTTAATAATCTTGTCGATTACTCCCTGCCGGCGGTCCCTTTCTGCAGAGACACTTGTTGAGCCATACGGGAAATGGGCGGCAAAAGTAGGAATAAATTTATTTATTGCCAATGTTTTGCGCAAATTTCTGTTTATAAGCCTTTAACATACCTCTCCGGTAAAGCCATATATAAATTCAGGGCATGGAAAATCTACGATAATGGTAGGCATTAACAGATCTGCAACAACGTTTAAAAAGCTATATTGCCTTTCCTACCGCATATTTACCTTTTAACCAACTACTTTTTGCCGCTCATAATACATACTTTACCACTTGTGAAACCGCAAGTCCCGCTTGTACCGTATAGGCCCATGGAAATATTCAAACTCGATATATCTTTACTCAATCAAACCAAACAGGAGCAAGCTCCAACGTAAAATGATCAAAAAATTTCTGGATACTCTTTTTGCAAATTTCAGGCAAAGAGTTAAACCACCGGAAATCTCCAGCCTGTAATATTTCCTACACAGTAAAGATTCTGCCGACACGCAAAGCGCAAAACGCACAACGTATTTTTTCAAACCAAGATTTACAGATCATGAAACCAATCATTCTGGTGATCCTGGGTGCTGGTATCGTTATGCACCTGGTACACCACAACGATCATACACATAATACTGCTATCAGAATGGAAGGTAAAACACAACCGCAGCAACCTCCGCTTACCGAAATGATCAATGATTCGGCAACAAGAGTAAGCGAAGCCACATTGTCAATACCGCAACTGCCTTAATGCTGATGATACACTTCACAATGGCGTGTATATACTTTGCTTTTGCATGCGTCGCCACTATTGTATGGAATAGTGCCCTCGTACTAAAGGCATGCGTGTAGTACATAACGGTTTCGCATATGCTGCATGCAGTACTGCTGTACAAGAGTGCGACGCAACCAAAGCTTAATGCTTTTATTGCAGCCTGGCTACAAAAAATTAACACTTAAAACAATAAAAAACAACAATTATGAATGCTTATGATTTTGTTACAAACTACTGGTGGATACTGGTGCTTGTATTGTCGCTCTTATTTTACAAATTTATTCTGAGGGTCTTTTTTGGTATGGTCATCGTACCGGAAAACAGGATTGGGCTTGTTACTAAAAAATTCGTGTTGGTAGGAGCCAACAGGGAGTTGCCGGACGGGCGTATCATTGCTACGAAAGGTGAAGCAGGCTTCCAGGCTAAAACACTGGCGCCGGGCTTGTATTGGGGTATGTGGCCTTGGCAATATGGCGTAGATATGCAGCCTTTTACGGTGGTGCCGGAAGGCAAAATCGGCCTTGTACTGTCAAACGATGGTGCTGAACTACCAACCGGTAATATTCTTGCGCGCAAAGTGGCTTGTGATAACTTCCAGGATACAGAAGCCTTTTTAAATAATGGCGGTCAGAAAGGCCGGCAAACCCACCTGCTTACGCCGGGTACTTATCGTATCAACACATTTGCTTTTACTATTACTATTGCAGACATGAGTATCATTCATGAGAATATGCTCGGCATTGTTACAACGCTGGATGGTGCGCCTATACAGGCAGGGCAAATTGCGGGTAAGCATATAGAAGGCCACAATAACTTCCAGGATATTGATGCATTCCTTGGCAACCATGGTAGCAGGGGTTTGCAGCCGCAGGTAATACTGGCAGGTTCTTACTATATAAACCCGTGGGCTGTGCAGATAGAAGAAATTCCAATGACTGATGTACCAATCGGCCACGTTGGTGTAGTAATATCTTATATAGGGGAGGACGGTACCGATGTAACAGGTGAATCTTTCAAACACGGTAATATTGTCACAAAAGGTTTCCGTGGTGTATGGATGGAACCGCTTGGGCCGGGTAAATACCCCATTAACAAATACACAATGAAGGTAGAAATGGTTCCAACAACAAATCT comes from the Panacibacter microcysteis genome and includes:
- the rpmI gene encoding 50S ribosomal protein L35 translates to MPKVKTNSSAKKRFKVTGTGEITFQKAFKRHILTKKSKKRKRALRKDGVVGPANKDFVMRLLRLK